The following proteins are encoded in a genomic region of Nocardioides sp. cx-173:
- a CDS encoding glycosyltransferase: protein MTARYRNFERRLAEGVDQITLAGPRDVEPLRRISSTPVAWIPNEVEQVRRSPAAMPTYDFGFLGSGWAPNVDGMRWFLRVVWPEVVAARPQATLAVAGNIPVEAAPGVVTLGRVPDKGDFYSSVSGVVVPVDYGSGTQQKLLETAELDLPIYTTGFGKDSTGLAHLVCLRNEDEWVAQLVSHVDGARPTVGRSEIRTAGAGVRDLLGRLP from the coding sequence TTGACAGCGCGGTATCGCAATTTCGAGCGACGACTGGCGGAAGGCGTCGACCAGATCACGCTGGCCGGGCCACGCGATGTCGAGCCGTTGCGACGGATCTCATCGACGCCCGTGGCTTGGATACCCAACGAGGTTGAGCAGGTGCGCCGATCACCTGCCGCGATGCCTACGTACGACTTCGGTTTCCTTGGAAGCGGCTGGGCGCCCAACGTCGATGGCATGCGTTGGTTCCTGAGGGTCGTGTGGCCCGAGGTCGTGGCGGCTCGCCCGCAGGCGACATTGGCAGTCGCTGGAAACATTCCAGTCGAAGCCGCTCCGGGCGTGGTGACGCTGGGCAGGGTCCCGGACAAGGGGGACTTCTACTCCTCTGTGAGTGGCGTGGTCGTGCCCGTGGACTACGGGAGTGGGACGCAGCAGAAGTTGTTGGAGACTGCGGAGCTGGACCTTCCGATCTACACGACCGGCTTCGGCAAGGACTCGACCGGGCTCGCGCATCTCGTCTGCCTCCGCAATGAGGACGAGTGGGTGGCCCAACTGGTCAGTCACGTCGACGGAGCGCGACCAACCGTAGGGCGCAGCGAAATTCGCACAGCTGGGGCGGGCGTGCGTGACCTCCTGGGGAGGCTGCCATAG
- a CDS encoding oligosaccharide flippase family protein: MTLLGNLAAPAFSLVTGPILARTLAPEGRGVLAVSMATLALAPMVFAVGIPAAVLHFGARGALTRRIYVKLLQGIVGLSLVGTGAMLGWAWLTGPPYRDSLLVVALCLPIVLPLDCLRALLQADRRFGSASKEAWATTITRFAAILVLAAVGALTAVTATLVIVVTGTLATLTWLPKVRRMLAAGRGSSDLATPRSSFVRYSVAVWLGQFAALSNVRLDQVALAFLIDAEEIGIYAVAVTWAQLPLMVVSASQRVALVRSGTDWDDAFSARVTRLTVAAGACLAGAFALLAPVAIPLLFGQEYKEATVISYLLLPGLLAGFAGYMFGTLLAARGRPGAQSIGEVCGVAVTAIGLIMLVPHLGIHGAAITSSVCYAMTSFAWWFFLRRGGFSEPLGLVTTADVRWLTGYLRPTLRLRTNGQ, encoded by the coding sequence GTGACGCTGCTGGGGAACTTGGCGGCTCCGGCGTTCTCCCTTGTGACGGGTCCGATCCTGGCCCGGACGCTCGCCCCGGAGGGACGAGGTGTACTGGCTGTCAGTATGGCAACGCTGGCGTTGGCGCCGATGGTCTTCGCCGTCGGCATTCCCGCTGCAGTGCTCCATTTCGGTGCCCGCGGCGCGCTCACTCGCCGAATCTACGTCAAGTTGTTGCAGGGGATCGTCGGCCTCAGTCTTGTCGGCACCGGGGCGATGCTTGGCTGGGCGTGGTTGACCGGCCCCCCATACCGCGACTCGTTGCTGGTCGTGGCGCTCTGTTTGCCGATCGTTCTTCCGCTCGACTGCCTTCGGGCGCTGCTCCAGGCCGATAGGCGCTTCGGGTCCGCCTCTAAAGAGGCGTGGGCCACCACGATCACGCGCTTTGCAGCAATTCTTGTTTTGGCCGCCGTTGGGGCCCTCACGGCGGTGACAGCGACTCTTGTGATCGTGGTGACCGGAACCCTGGCCACGCTCACCTGGCTGCCAAAAGTGAGACGCATGTTGGCGGCCGGCCGCGGCTCAAGTGACCTCGCGACGCCGCGCAGCTCCTTTGTGCGCTACTCGGTCGCAGTGTGGCTCGGTCAGTTCGCAGCCTTGAGCAACGTCCGGCTGGACCAGGTGGCCCTCGCATTCCTCATCGATGCGGAGGAGATCGGTATCTATGCGGTGGCCGTCACCTGGGCGCAGTTGCCGTTGATGGTGGTGTCCGCCTCGCAACGCGTGGCTCTGGTGCGCTCCGGGACGGACTGGGACGACGCGTTCTCTGCACGAGTAACCCGGCTGACAGTGGCGGCGGGAGCGTGTCTCGCCGGCGCGTTTGCGCTTCTCGCGCCGGTTGCGATCCCCTTGCTCTTCGGGCAGGAGTACAAGGAGGCGACGGTGATCTCCTATCTCCTCCTGCCGGGGCTGCTCGCTGGTTTCGCCGGCTATATGTTTGGCACGCTTCTCGCGGCCCGGGGTCGCCCAGGTGCCCAGTCGATTGGTGAGGTATGCGGAGTGGCGGTGACAGCCATTGGACTGATCATGCTGGTGCCCCATCTCGGCATCCACGGGGCCGCGATCACTAGCAGCGTTTGCTATGCGATGACAAGCTTCGCTTGGTGGTTCTTCCTCAGGCGGGGGGGGTTCTCGGAACCACTTGGCCTAGTCACGACTGCGGACGTGCGATGGTTGACCGGCTATCTTCGGCCCACCCTCAGGCTGAGGACCAACGGACAATGA